One part of the Thermodesulfobacterium commune DSM 2178 genome encodes these proteins:
- the rpsO gene encoding 30S ribosomal protein S15 yields MPLDPELKQEIIQTFQRHPNDTGSPEVQIALLTARIKQLEEHLKTHRKDFHSRRGLMKLIGQRRALLNYLKRTDFNRYQILLQKIGLKK; encoded by the coding sequence ATGCCTTTAGACCCGGAGTTAAAGCAAGAGATCATCCAAACTTTCCAGCGTCACCCCAACGACACAGGTTCTCCAGAGGTTCAGATTGCCTTGCTAACCGCAAGGATAAAACAACTGGAGGAACACCTAAAAACTCATCGCAAAGACTTTCATTCAAGAAGAGGTCTTATGAAGTTGATCGGTCAGAGAAGGGCTCTTTTAAACTATCTTAAAAGAACAGATTTTAACAGATATCAGATTTTGCTTCAGAAAATAGGACTTAAAAAGTAA